Proteins co-encoded in one Bos taurus isolate L1 Dominette 01449 registration number 42190680 breed Hereford chromosome X, ARS-UCD2.0, whole genome shotgun sequence genomic window:
- the MGC140080 gene encoding uncharacterized protein LOC768049: MDPNEMPGMPSCLPDSTPGLETGAPRGIELGPRGSIRRCARCHNHGITDQIKDEEHLCLFQACKCHKCVLSSEHDSILPAERDLKTDQGPHLRRRPTRGRIRGGTTSPRARSRGKKSGTQARVPDNLRRRSAARSSPGLFVSVLDSSTLEEATNNFSFEEVAQIPCPAQQAPEASNQASVSASSEWQQKLEAAQALLTLKRSSWAPSGSISVPQPCVAPAPDEDKGPQPSSPSL, translated from the exons ATGGATCCCAATGAAATGCCTGGTATGCCCTCCTGCCTCCCCGACTCCACCCCTGGACTTGAGACCGGAGCCCCACGTGGCATTGAACTTGGCCCCAGAGGATCTATACGTCGCTGTGCCCGCTGCCACAaccatggcatcactgaccaaaTCAAGGACGAGGAGCACCTCTGCCTCTTCCAGGCCTGCAAGTGTCACAAATGTGTTCTCTCCTC GGAACACGACAGCATCTTGCCTGCTGAACGTGACTTGAAGACGGACCAGGGGCCACACCTAAGGAGGCGCCCGACTCGAGGACGGATCAGGGGTGGGACTACCTCTCCCAGAGCTCGCAGCCGTGGCAAGAAGTCGGGCACTCAAGCAAGAGTCCCCG ACAATCTTCGAAGGCGCTCTGCTGCTCGGTCAAGTCCTGGACTCTTTGTCTCTGTCCTGGACTCCAGCACCCTTGAAGAAGCAACTAACAATTTCTCTTTTGAGGAAGTCGCACAGatcccctgccctgcccagcag GCTCCCGAAGCTTCCAACCAGGCCTCGGTTTCTGCCTCCTCAGAGTGGCAGCAAAAACTGGAAGCAGCCCAGGCTCTGCTGACTCTGAAAAGATCTTCCTGGGCCCCTTCTGGCTCCATCTCTGTGCCCCAGCCCTGCGTTGCTCCAG CTCCTGATGAAGATAAAGGACCTCAGCCTTCTAGCCCCTCTCTTTGA